CATTCCCGCAGAGCGGCGCGGTCCATCGTGGCCAGGCGGACGTCGGTGACGGCCGTGGCGCTGGACGTGCGGGGACCGGGGTCGAAGACCGACAGCTCGCCGAACATGTCGGACGGACCCATGATGGCCAGCAGATTCTCCCGGCCGTCGGGGGAGTTGCGTCCGAGCTTCACCTTGCCGGACAGGATCACGTAGAGCCGGTCGCCGAGCTCGCCCACCGAGAAGATCGAGCTACCGCGGGGGTACTCGACCGATTCCAGCTGCGACCCGAGCGCCAACGCGGCATCCGGGTCGACCCCCTGGAAGATGCCGGCCCTGGCAAGGGTTTCCTCCACGTGTCCTCCTGATCAGCAATTGCCTTCGCGCAGCATTCTTGTCCGCAGACGAGCGAACAGTGCCTACTGGCGGAGCCAGAGATCACATTCCACCACGGCAACTGCCCTGCGCACACGCTGGGGCGCAAAACGCGCGGGCGTGGCGGGCCGGAGAGCGACGGGTTCGAGCGGTCCCGAGGTCAGCCCCGGCGAACCTTGCGGCCGCGCGGGCGACGGCGCAGCCGGAAGCGGTCGAGCGCACCGGACCAGCCCTCGCGGATCAGGGTGTTGACCTCTTCCGGGCGCGCCTGGTCGAGGAACTCACCGACCTCGTCCTCGGTGACCAGGGCAGGTCGCAGCCGGTCCTCGACGCGGCTCATCAGCAGCGCGAAGACCATCAGCAGGAGCGGGAACAGGAGCACCAGGAAGACCGTCATGATCGGGTCATCATCGCATCCGGCGGCCGGTGCCCGGTGGCGGAACGCTCGGATTCGTCGGTCTATCGGGTCACTCGGCCGCGACGGTCGGCCAGGAACCAGGGCGGTGTCGCGGCGCCCCGTCCCGGGCCGACCGGCCCCGAAGCGTCCCGGCTCGTCGGCCGCACGGCACTGATGTCGGTCCCTTGTGGGACGCTGGCATCGTGCCAAGGACAACCGGCGATCAGGTCGCCGTCACCGACCCGGTCGCCGTGCCGGTGCGAACCCCGAGGATCAAGCGGGCCACCGTGCCGGCCACACCGCTGGCCCGGACGCGCCGGGCCCGCAAGATCGCTGGGCAGCTGGCCCTGGAGTTCCCGGATGCGGTGTGCGAACTCGATTTCACCACGCCGCTGGACCTGGCGGTGGCGACCATTCTGTCGGCGCAATGCACCGACGTGCGGGTCAACATGGTGACCCCGGCGCTGTTCGCGAAGTACCCGGCCGCGGCCGACTATGCCGGGGCCGATCGCGCCGAGCTCGAGGAGATGATCCGGACGACGGGGTTCTTCCGGAACAAGGCGAACTCCATCATCGGGTTGGGCCGCGACGTCGTCGAACGGTTCGGCGGCGTGCTGCCCGGGACGCTCGAAGATCTCGTCACGCTGCCCGGCATCGGCCGGAAGACGGCCAACGTGATCCTGGGCAACGCATTCGGCGTCCCGGGGATCACCGTCGACACCCACCTCGGGCGGTTGGTCCGCCGCTGGGGCTTGACCACCGAGACGGACGCCGTCAAGGTCGAGTTCGAGCTCAACGCCATGATTCCGCCGGCCGACTGGACGATGTTCTCCCATCAGGCGATCTATCACGGCCGTCGGGTGTGTCACGCGAAGAAGCCCGCCTGCGGAGCCTGTTTCATCGCCGATCTGTGTCCGTCCTACGGAGCCGGTCCGGTCGAGCCGGCCCTGGCTGCGCAGCTGGTCGCCGGGCCGGAGCGTCCGCACCTGCTGGCCCTGGTCGGGCTGGCCGACGAGACGTGACCGACGCGTCTCGGGGCGACTTCCTTCGGGTGGGCCGCCGGCTCGTCGCCGACGACCTGGTGCCCGCGTGGATGGCCCGATTGGTGCGACGGATCGACGGAGCCACCATCGAGGACCTGCTTCCGCGGCCGGCCCTGAGTGCTCCGCAGGTGGCACGGCGCAGCGCGGTGCTGATGCTCTTCGCGGACGGGCCGGCCGGGCCCGATCTCCTTCTCACCGAGCGGGCCGGCACCCTGCGATCGCACGCCGGACAACCGGCTTTCCCGGGCGGCAAGCAGGACGGGGACGAGGACGCGGTGACCACCGCGCTCCGGGAGGGAGCCGAGGAGACGGGGCTGGATCCGGCGACCGTGCTGCCCGTCGCGTTGCTCCCGGAACTCTTCCTGGGGGTCACCGGATTCCTGGTCGCCCCGGTCCTGGCGTACTGGCCTTCACCCGGCCCGGTGGCCCCCGTCGATCCGGGCGAGACCACCGCTGTCGCCCGGGTACCGGTGTCGGAGCTGGCTGATCCGGCCCGACGCGGACGGGTCCGGCATCCGAGCGGGTATGTCGGCCCGGCCTTCGAGGTGGCCGGGCTGGTCGTCTGGGGCTTCACCGCGGGCCTGGTCGAGGCACTCCTGGATCTCGGTGGCTGGGCGGTGCCGTGGGATCAGGAGCGCTACATCGACCTGCCGGAATCGGGTGGGAAACTGACCGATCCCGAGGCCGGGCACCTGGGAGACAACGAACCCACTGACGAAACGTCTGTCACCACGTGACCTTCGTCGACGCCCTGGTGATCGCGCTCCTGCTCGGGGCCGCGTGGTCGGGATACCGGCGCGGGTTCATCAATGCCTCGATCGGTCTGATCGGCGCGATCGGCGGTGCCGTCATCGGGATCAAGATCGCCCCCGTGCTGATGAGCCACATCAGTGACAGCGCGGCCAAGGTCGCGGCCGGCGTCGCGTGCGTCGTCCTCGGCATCGGCATCGGCGAGATCGCCGGTGCCGCTCTCGGCCGCGCGCTCTCCGAGCGGGTCACCTGGCGGCCGGCGATGGCCCTCGACCGCGGATTGGGGCTGGTCGGGAACACGCTGGCCGTCCTGGTGGTCGCCTGGATGATCGCCCTGCCGCTCGGGTCGGTGCCGTTCCCCTGGCTGGCGTCGGCGGTCCGGTCGTCGGCGGTGCTGGGTGCGGTCGACAAGGTGATGCCCGACGGCGCCCGCAACATCTCCACCCGCATGCGGCAGTTGTTCGACGAGTCCGGGTTCCCGGCCATCCTCGACCCGCTGACCCCCACCCCGGACGTGCAGGTCGGCGTGCCGGACTCGACGCTCGGGTCCTCCGCCGTGCTGAAGAAGGCCGGACAGTCGGTGCTCAAGGTCCGCGGCGCCGCCCCGTCCTGCTCGCGCCGGATCGAAGGCTCCGGTTTCGTCATCGCTCCGGGGAAGCTGCTGACCAACGCGCACGTGGTCGCCGGAACCGACAAGGTCACGGTGGAGGAGGGCACCAAGACGC
This window of the Nakamurella panacisegetis genome carries:
- the nth gene encoding endonuclease III encodes the protein MRTPRIKRATVPATPLARTRRARKIAGQLALEFPDAVCELDFTTPLDLAVATILSAQCTDVRVNMVTPALFAKYPAAADYAGADRAELEEMIRTTGFFRNKANSIIGLGRDVVERFGGVLPGTLEDLVTLPGIGRKTANVILGNAFGVPGITVDTHLGRLVRRWGLTTETDAVKVEFELNAMIPPADWTMFSHQAIYHGRRVCHAKKPACGACFIADLCPSYGAGPVEPALAAQLVAGPERPHLLALVGLADET
- a CDS encoding NUDIX hydrolase, which produces MARLVRRIDGATIEDLLPRPALSAPQVARRSAVLMLFADGPAGPDLLLTERAGTLRSHAGQPAFPGGKQDGDEDAVTTALREGAEETGLDPATVLPVALLPELFLGVTGFLVAPVLAYWPSPGPVAPVDPGETTAVARVPVSELADPARRGRVRHPSGYVGPAFEVAGLVVWGFTAGLVEALLDLGGWAVPWDQERYIDLPESGGKLTDPEAGHLGDNEPTDETSVTT
- a CDS encoding MarP family serine protease; this encodes MTFVDALVIALLLGAAWSGYRRGFINASIGLIGAIGGAVIGIKIAPVLMSHISDSAAKVAAGVACVVLGIGIGEIAGAALGRALSERVTWRPAMALDRGLGLVGNTLAVLVVAWMIALPLGSVPFPWLASAVRSSAVLGAVDKVMPDGARNISTRMRQLFDESGFPAILDPLTPTPDVQVGVPDSTLGSSAVLKKAGQSVLKVRGAAPSCSRRIEGSGFVIAPGKLLTNAHVVAGTDKVTVEEGTKTLDATVVVYDPNRDLAVLDVPGMTRKALVFDRTPAKAPDSAAPAGYPLDGPFTITPGRIRSRITLSGPNIYSSATVTRDVYTLRANVRAGNSGGPLLAADGTVLGVVFGAAIDKPDIGFALTTAEVAPVVARGLVDDTPAATGACTAD